CCGAGCGGTCGCCGCCGGCCTCGCGGATGACGGGGGCGGACTCGCCGGTGATGGCCGACTCGTCCACCGAGGCCACGCCTTCGATGATCTCGCCGTCCCCGGGGATCAGCTCGCTCGCCGCGACTACCACCAAGTCGCCGGCGCGCAGCTTGGGGCTGGGCACGCTCTCGGTCGAGCCGTCGGGCAGCAGGCGCTTGGCCATGGTCTCGGAGCGGGTCTTGCGCAGGGCGTCGGCCTGGGCTTTGCCCCGGCCCTCCGCCATGGCCTCGGCGAAATTGGCGAACAGCACCGTGAACCACAGCCACAGCGTGATCTGCAGGTTGAAGCCGAACACCTCGCGCGGCGCGCGGAAGAGCAGCAGCGTGGTGATCACGCTGCCCACCTCTACCACGAACATCACTGGGTTGCGCATCATGCCGCGCGGGTTGAGTTTGACAAAGGAATCCCAGACGGCGCGGCGCACGATGTGCCACTCCCAGACCGCCTTCTTCTTCGATTTGTGTGTCGTAGCCATGGCTTGCCTCAGAAAGTGTGGCCTGCGCGCATCAACAGGTGCTCCAGGATGGGTCCTAGGCTGAGCGCGGGAAAGAAGGTCAGAGCGCCCACGATCAGGATCACCGAGACCAGCAGCATGGCGAACAACGGCGTGGTCACGGGGAAGGTCCCCAGCGAGGGCGGCACGGCCTTCTTCTTGGCCAGATTGCCGGCGATGGCCAGCATGGGGATGATCATCAGGAAGCGGCCCACCAGCATGGTCACGCCGCCGGCGGTGTTGTACCAGAGCGTATTGGTGGCCAGGCCGGCGAAGGCGGAGCCGTTGTTGGCCGCCTGCGATGTGAAGGAATAGAGGATCTCGGTGAGCCCATGGGGTCCGGGATTCAGGATGCTGGAGGTGCCGAAGGGCCTGACCGCAGAGATGGCCGCGAAGATCAGGATCACCAGGGGGAAGACCAGCACCACCAGCATGGCCATCTTGACGTCGTAGGCCTCGATCTTCTTGCCCAGGTACTCGGGGGTGCGGCCCACCATGAGGCCGGCGATGAAGACTGCCAGCACGATGTAGATGAGGATGCCGTACATTCCGGCGCCTACACCGCCGAAGACCACCTCGCTGAGCATCATGTTGATCAGCGGTACCATGCCACCCAGGGGAGTGAAAGAATCGTGCCAGCCATTGATGGCGCCACAACTGGCGTCGGTGGTGATGGTGGCCCACAGCGCGGTGTTGGCGACGCCGAAGCGGACCTCCTTGCCCTCCATGTTGCCGCCGGGCTGGGCCGCGCTTACGCGCTGGTCCACGCCCTTGAGCAGCGGGTTGCCCTGGGCCTCGGCCCAGTAGGCGGTCAGCACCCCGGCCAGGAAGAGGACCGCCATTGCCGACCACACCGCCCAGCCGTGGCGCGGCGAGCCCGTCATCCTGCCCAGGGTGTAGGTCAGGCCGGAGGAGATGGCGAAGATGGCCACCATCTCCAGGAAGTTGGAGAAGGGAGTGGGATTCTCGAAGGGATGGGCGCTGTTGGCGTTGAAAAAGCCTCCGCCGTTGGTGCCCAGCTCCTTGATGATCTCCTGCGAGGCCACGGGGCCCTGCGCGATCGCCTGCTCGCTCACGGTGGTCGTCGTCGGCTTGCCGTCAGGGCCGGTGGTCTGGACTCGCTGCGGCTCGACGATCTTCGCCGTGTCGTAGGGGCGCAGGTTCTGCACCACCCCCTGCGAGACCAGCAGCAGCGCTCCCACCAGGCAGATCGGGAGCAGCACCCAGAGCGTGGCGCGGGTCAGGTCCACCCAGAAGTTGCCGAGCGTGGAGCGCTGGCGGCGGGCGATGCCGCGGATGAAGGCGATGGCCAGCGCGATGCCCACCGCCGCCGACATGAAGTTGTGGTAGGCCAGTCCCGCCATCTGCGTCAGGTAGCTCATGGTGGACTCGCCTGAGTAGTTCTGCCAGTTGGTGTTGGTGGTGAACGAAGCCGCGGTGTTGAAGGCCAGGGCCGGGTCCACTGCGCCCATATGCTGGGGGTTGAAGAGCACTGCCGGCAGCACTCCCTGCATCCGCTCCAGCAGGTAGAGCAGCAGCATGGAGACCAGGCTGAACAGCAGCATGGAAGCCGCGTACTCCGTCCAGCGCATCTCGTGGTATTCGTCCACGCCGGTCAGGCGGTAGAGCAAGCGCTCCAGCGGCCGCAGCACGGGATCCAGGAAGGTGCGCTGACGCTCAAAGACGCGCGCCATGAAGATGCCCAGGGGCTTGGTCACCACCAGGATCACCACGAAGAAGAGCGCGATCTGGAACCATCCGTTGGCGGTCATGGCTAGAATTTCTCCGGGCGCAGCAGCGCGTAGCCGAGATAGACCATCAGCAGCACGCAGACCGCGAGGATCAGCAGGGTTTCAGTGTGCATGGCTCACCTCAGCGCACCTTGTCACAGAAGCGGACGTAACCGATGGCGGCCGCGAAGAAAGCCAGCGTCACGGCGACAAAGATCAGATCGAACATGGCAATCCTCCTAAT
This window of the Terriglobales bacterium genome carries:
- the kdpF gene encoding K(+)-transporting ATPase subunit F — translated: MHTETLLILAVCVLLMVYLGYALLRPEKF
- the kdpA gene encoding potassium-transporting ATPase subunit KdpA, whose amino-acid sequence is MTANGWFQIALFFVVILVVTKPLGIFMARVFERQRTFLDPVLRPLERLLYRLTGVDEYHEMRWTEYAASMLLFSLVSMLLLYLLERMQGVLPAVLFNPQHMGAVDPALAFNTAASFTTNTNWQNYSGESTMSYLTQMAGLAYHNFMSAAVGIALAIAFIRGIARRQRSTLGNFWVDLTRATLWVLLPICLVGALLLVSQGVVQNLRPYDTAKIVEPQRVQTTGPDGKPTTTTVSEQAIAQGPVASQEIIKELGTNGGGFFNANSAHPFENPTPFSNFLEMVAIFAISSGLTYTLGRMTGSPRHGWAVWSAMAVLFLAGVLTAYWAEAQGNPLLKGVDQRVSAAQPGGNMEGKEVRFGVANTALWATITTDASCGAINGWHDSFTPLGGMVPLINMMLSEVVFGGVGAGMYGILIYIVLAVFIAGLMVGRTPEYLGKKIEAYDVKMAMLVVLVFPLVILIFAAISAVRPFGTSSILNPGPHGLTEILYSFTSQAANNGSAFAGLATNTLWYNTAGGVTMLVGRFLMIIPMLAIAGNLAKKKAVPPSLGTFPVTTPLFAMLLVSVILIVGALTFFPALSLGPILEHLLMRAGHTF